AACAGCAGTCATAACTTTCGGGCAAATGGAGGCTGGAGAAATATATAATATTGTCCCCGAATCTGCCCATCTGTGGGGTACGTTAAGGACCTTCAGTGAGGATGTTAGAGATTTTATCAAGGATCGTTTGGAGACCATGGTCCCTCTTATCGCTCAGGCTCACAGGGCGGTTGCAAGCGTGGAATATGTCAAGAATTATCCTAGTCTTATCAACGATCCGCTGTTGACAGAAGAGGTTGTGAGCTTGGCCAGGTCTTTCTTTGGGGAGGAACAGGTTTCCAATATGGACGGTCCCATTCTGAACGGCGAGGACTTCGCCTTTTACTCCTTGAAGGTTCCGTCTTGCTTCATGCTTTTAGGAACTGGCTTGGATGTGGGCTTGCACAGTGCAAAATATGATGTGCCAGAGGATTTGATTCCCATGGGTGCTGCTTGGTTGGCCTATCTGGGGCTCAAGGCATGATTGTTTAAATGTTTTGAGTATTCTTAGAACGAGGGGGTAAAGTTTTTTGAGTCGCTTAGAAGAACACATTTTTGCAATATGTAAAAAAGCAGGGGGAGAGAAAGCCTTTTGGTGGAGAGGGGCCTGGTGGTCCCGTAACGTACTGTACGAGATGATATCCAAGTGTAGGGACACCTTGAAGGATGCAGGTTTTGGAGAGGGGCAGATTTTAGCTGCTATAATGCCCAATTGTCCCTTGTTTTTGTCTTTGGCCGTAGCGGTTTGGAGCCTAAGGGGAACCCTTTTGCCTCTCAACCTTCAGGCAGGCCGACTTAACATGGCTAAGAACTTGAAGCATGCTGGGGTTTCTCTAGCTATCATGCCGGAGGGAATGGAAAGCGTAGCAGAAAGTCTCACTGAGATGGGGATCTTGACTGTAACTGCTCCGTTGGAAGGGCCGCTACCTTCAGTAAAGGTTAAAGGAGTTAAGTCTTCAGATGCGGAAAAAGCGGTGCTGTTTTATACCTCCGGCACAACTGGAGCCCCAAAGGCTGTTCCTTTGACTCACAGAAACCTATTGGACAATGTTAGCAAATCCATAGAGCATTTCATGGAGCTTCAACCTGAGGACAGATTTTTGAACGTCCTTCCAAACTTTCATGCCTTAGGGTTCACTACCAGCAGCTTGTTGCCCCTTTTGGGGGAATTCTCGCAGGTTATCCTTCCCAACTTCATGCCCGCGGAGAACACTTTGGCGGCGATCAGGGAGGCAGAGGTCACTGCTGTAATTGCGGTGCCCACGATGATAGCTTTGATGTTGGGGGCCATAGCCAGAGGAGCGGATGTGCCTCGTTCCATCAGGATATTGGTTTCTGGTGGTGATAAGTTTCCCCCTCTTTTAGATCAGAGAATTCAGAAAGTTTTTGGATTAGGTGTTCTTGAGGGATACGGACTTACTGAGACTTCACCTGTCGTTTCGGTGAACCCTGGACAGAAGGTCAGAAAGTTGGGTACAGTGGGCACCATCTTGAAGGGGTACGAGGTTCAGATTAGGGATAGAGAAGGCAACATAGTTAAAGATCCAAAAGAAGAGGGAATTTTGTGGTTAAAAGGACCATCGGTGTTCCAAGGTTACTTTAAGGATCCTGAGCGTACAGCTGAGAGGATAAAGGACGGGTGGTTCAATACCGGTGACATAGTAAAGATAGATGAGGATGGGTACTTAAGCATACTTGACAGGGAAAGCGACATAATAATAGTTGGTGGGTTCAACGTGTACCCTGCTGAGGTGGAGGAAGTGATTCGGTCCATCCCTGGAGTTTTGGAGTCAGCTGTCGTAGGGGTTCCTCATCCCATAAGTGGAGAGATAGTTAAAGCATATGTGGTTAAAAGACCTGGAGCAGAGCTTCAGCCAAGGGAGATAATTTCTTATTGCAAGGAGCGCCTTGCGCATTACAAGGTCCCCAGGGTTGTGGAGTTCATTGATGAACTTCCTCGTTCAAGCATCGGAAAAGTATTGAGAAGAGAACTTAGAAACAGGTGATAAACACATGAAAAGCTTGTTCTCTGGCTGCTCCGTCGTCGTGGTGGGAGACGTTATGGTGGACCATTACATATGGGGTGATGCATCAAGAATATCTCCTGAGGCACCAGTTCCGGTAGTACACGTCCACAAAGAAGAATACAGGCCTGGAGGGGCTGCCAACGTGGCTGCTAACGTCGTAGGCTTGGGTGGGGAGGCTGACCTGATAGCATTTTACGGAAAGGATTTTGGAGGCAACATACTGGAAGCCCTTGCAAAAAAGTACATGTACAATTTTGACAAATCCATAGTTGTTGAGGGATTCAAGACCATAAGGAAGACCAGAGTCGTGGCCAGGGCCCAACAGGTGGTAAGAGTGGATTGGGAAGAAAAACTCATATTGGATGGTGCCAAAGAGGAAATTTTGTGGCAGAGACTGTCGAATAAACCTTCGGCGTGTAGGGTTCTTGTGATCTCCGATTATGGGAAAGGAATGATAGGAGACCAAAGGGCTGCCAAGCTGATCCACTGGGCCAGGGAACGAAACATGGATATAGTTATAGACCCAAAACCGCCAGCTAAGAAGGGGTATTGTGGAGCCACCGTGGTCACGCCCAATAGGAAAGAAGCGGAGATCATGTCCGGCGAAAGCATAGATACCTTATTGGATGCAGAGAGAGTGGCATCTAAACTTAGGCAGGAATTGGAATTAGAGGCGTTGTTTTTAACCCTTGGAGGAGATGGCATGATGTTGGCCACTCAGGATGGGTGTGCTCATTACCCTGCTCTTGAACAAGAGGTGTATGATGTTTCAGGCGCTGGTGATACGGTAGTTGCCTGTGTGGCCTTGTCCATAGCCGCAGGTTTGGACTATCATGTCGCCTCACAATTGGCTATGATAACGGCAGGTGTAGCCGTTTCAAAGGTTGGTACAGCGGTCGTTCATTGGGAGGACGTCTTGAAGACAAAGGAATGGAAGACATTAAGGGAAACAATCTACAAGGGCTAGCTAAAGGGGGTGGAATGTTATGTTTGGAATTAACGTAAGCCTGTTTACCCCTCCTTCGCCGGAAGAAGAAAAGATTATAAAAGCCTTTTTGGAAGAGCATGGGTTGGTTTACGAAGGAAAACCTGACGCTTCAGTGATTGTGGAGGATCCGCAAGGTAGAGTAATAGCCACCGGGAGTCTATCGGGTAAAGTTCTGAAGATGTTGGCTATCGACCAGGAGTGGAGGGAGGCCAACCTCTCTGGAACCATAATGACCCGGTTGATAGAGTACGGCCGAAGCAAGGGACTTACCCACTTTTTCGTGTTCACCAAACCTGATGTAGCGGACAAATTCCTTTCATTTGGTTTCAGGGAACTGGCGAGATACAAAGAGTATGCGGCAGTTTTAGAGATGGGACATCCAGGAGTGGACCATTTCAAAAAGTATCTTTTGGAGAACAAGAAGGAACTTGAAGAAGGAAAGACCGCTGGAGCTGTAGTGGTTAACTGCAATCCCTTTACTAGAGGCCACCAGTATTTGATAGAGCAAGCTTCCAGGGCTGTTGACTTTCTTTATGTAATAGTGGTGGAGGCAGACTTGTCTTCCTTCCCGTTCAAGCACAGGTTCGAGTTGGTGAAGCAAGGGACTGCTCATCTTGATAACGTAACGGTGATTAGGAGTGGAGACTATGCAGTTTCCCCTGCTACGTTCCCTTCATATTTTATGAAAGGCGCCTCAGTGGAAAAGATAGCATCTATTCAAGCGAGATTGGATGTAACCTTGTTTGCAAATTTGTTTGTGCCCACTCTTCAGATTTCTAAACGTTTCGTAGGAACTGAGCCGTATTGTGCCGTGACAAGTTCCTACAATGAAGCCATGAAGGAGATCCTTCCCGCCAGAGGTGTGGAGCTTGTTGAGATTCCACGGCTTACTACCGAAGACGGTATGGTGGTTTCTGCTTCCACAGTTAGAGATCTTATAAGAAAGGATGATTGGGAGAACATCAAGAAGCTAGTGCCCCAATCTACCTGGAACTATTTAGTATCTGACGAGGCTAAAGACGTTCTGGAGAAGATAAAAAAGGGCGCAGGGCGGCATTAGCCAGATTCAATTTGATGGTTTGGAAACCAGGATGGCGCAAAGGCTTTTCCTCCTAAGTATTGTCGTATGTTTGATTACTGCAGGAATTGCAGGAACACCAGAAGAGGCAAAGGGTGGGGCCAAGATAATGCCTCTGAGGGAGGACTCTGTTATTTTAGCATTTGGCGACAGCCTAACCTATGGAACAGGTGCGCCCAAGGACAAATCTTACCCTTCCTTGCTTCAGCGAGAGCTCAAACTTAAAGTTATAAATGCTGGAGTCCCGGGAGAGCTGATTTCTGAGGGGGCCCTTCGACTTCCTGGGCTTCTGGAAGAATACATGCCTTCTTTGGTCTTGATTTGTCATGGAGGCAACGATATTTTGCGGGGTAGAGCGGATGAGCTTATAGAAAAGGATTTGGCGGCAATGGCGGAGATGGTGAAAGCCACCCCTGCGGATTTAGTTATAATAGGAGTTCCAAGGCCAGGCTTGGGGCTTGTGGTCCCGGACTTTTATGAAAGAGTAGCTGAACGTTATGAAGCGTTGTACGAGGGACAAATTTTGAGAAAAGTTCTTTCGCGACCAGAGCTTAAGAGCGACCTGATTCATCCAAACGCTAAGGGATATCAACTTATGGCAAAAGCTTTGGCGCAGCTTATAAAAAGCTCTCAGTGGTGAACAATACAATAATCTTTTATTTGGGGCATGCCAGCTTTCTGGCAAAAAGGAAGGCCAGAGCCTCTTTTAAGTTCTCGAAGCTGTTTGGGTACCCCTCAAGATAGTTGCCTATTGCAAAGAAAGTGCCTTTTCCGTAGGCCTTGAAGGCCTCAAGATCACTTTTGGTGTCTCCAAAATAGTAGATGCTGTCGAACTTCAATGTTTTTGAAAGGATGTAGAATCCTTCCGGAGAAGGTTTTGTTATTCCCATATCTGATGTTACGTAATGTTCTTCAGGCAAGTCGGACCAACCTAAAATCTCAAGGGCAAGTTTAAGTTCAAAGCGGCTTCTTCCGGTGTATATGCCTACTGGAAGATCAAATTGACTCCAATGGGTTGTAATGTTGGGGCTTTCAAGGTGCCACAGTCCTCTTGCAAATATATTTTGTGGAGACCTGCCGTTGATATTCTGCAGTGCGTCCTTGCCAAAATATATTTCCTCGCAGAGCCTACGAACTTTTTCCCTTTCGGGGGCAGATTTGAAGGTAGAGTAAACCCACGGAATGGGATTGTCTTCTTTGCAACTAGACAAGATGCGGCTCCATTCCGCCGGGGTTATTCTATTTTCCGATAATTTTTTAGCCTTGCGGCTGGATAGGAACGATATGAACGCCCATGCTATGTCGTAATCGTCGTTGAAAGAGGGATGATTTTTCGTGATTTTATAATGCTCTTCTCCGAAGGGTCTGCAATCTATCGACAGACCTAATTTATACTTACTCCACCATTGGATTGCTGTAAAAACGACGTTTGGGAACGACCTGGACGTGTCCACCAGTACGCCGTCAACGTCGAAAATAAGTGCTTTTCTATCTTTCATGGTTACCTCCGTGCCTCGAAGAAAGTTCTTCCCATATTTTCACCAAGGGCAGTTCCAAGTATGTTAATGCAACTAAGCAATGGTAAAGCAGGTCGGACATTTCCGCAACTACCTCATCGTTTTTGCCTGTCGCTGCGGCCAGGGCCGTCTCTACGCCTTCTTCGCCTATTTTCTGCGCGATGCGCTCTATGCCAGAGGAAAACAAAGAAGCCGTATAACTTCCTTTCGGCATGGATGACTTTCGGTCTTTCAGTGTAGACACTAGCTGGTGCAGAAAGGTTATGTTGTCCTTTTTAGGAGGAGTTTCTCCATCGAGAGAGGTAAAAAAACATGATGCTTCCCCCGTGTGACATGCAGGGCCTTGGGGTTCCACTAAAGCTAATAAAGTGTCACCGTCGCAGTCCAGTAAAATTTCTTTAAGCTTCATTGTGTTGCCGCTGGTCTCTCCCTTGTGCCACAATTTTCCTCTGGACCTGCTCCAGAAGACGAGTTCCCCTTTTTCGAGCGTCATTGCAAGTCCTTCTTTGTTCGTCCATGCCATCATCAGGACCAAGCCAGTTTCTTGGTCCTGAACTATTATGGGTATTAGGCCTTGATCGTTAAATTTAACCTTTTCGATTTGGAAACTCATATAGATCTTCCTCTCTTATGGGTATTCCCTTTGATTTTAGGTATTTCTTTAGTTCCTTTATATTTATTTGTCCATAATGAAAGACCGATGCGGCCAAGACACCATCCGCGCCAGCCTGTATAGCATATAGGAAATCTTCTTTGCTTCCTGCTCCTCCGGAAGCTATTATAGGAACCTGCACAGCATTGGCGGCTTCGTTTATAAGACGCAAATCGTATCCTTGCTGAGTGCCATCTCTGTCTATGGAGGTCAGCAGTATTTCCCCGCAACCCATGGAGACCCCCTTTTTGATCCAATTTATGGCATCAAGATCAGTCGGGGTAGTTCCACCTTGTACAAATACCTCATATCGTTTTTTCTCTTGATTGAACGCCGCGTCGACAGCCAAAACCACTGCCTGGCTGCCTAGAAGGTCGGAACATTCTTTTATCAGGTTTGGATCTTTTACGGCCGATGTGTTTAAGGAGATTTTGTCTGCTCCCAAGCTTATTATGAACTTTGCCTCTTCGACGGAGCTTATGCCTCCGCCCACGGTGAAGGGAATGAAAATGCGTTCTGCTGCTCTTTCTACCCACTGACTCATGGTTTTTCTGCGTTCGTTGGAGGCAGAAATGTCCAAGAATACTATTTCGTCGGCTCCTTCGTTCATGTAGGCGAGCGCCATTTCGGCGGGATCTCCGGCATCTTTCAATTCTTTGAAGTTTATACCCTTCACAGTGCGTCCGTTTTTGACGTCCAAGCAAGGTATTATGCGTTTGGTCAACATTGGTTTGTGACCTCCAGTGCTTCAGATATTTTTATCTTCCCCTCATATAGGGCTTTACCTAATACAACTCCGCTCACTCCGGACCGTTTCAGTTCGAGTATGTGGGAAATGCTTGCTATACCTCCGGCGGCGATTATTTCCGGCTTGGGTGTTGCTTGGGTGATAATGGCGTCGTACAGAGCGATGTCAGGTCCCATCAATGTTCCGTCACGATCCACTGACGTGATGAGGAAGGTTTTGTAGCCTATTCCCAAAAGTTTTCTTACCGCATCGGAGGGACTGAGGGAGCAAGTTTTTCCCCAACCATGAGTGGCTACCATACCTTTTTTTATGTCTATGGCAGGGACTATCCTGTTGCCAAATTTATTGATTAGCACCATGGGGGCTATTTCATCTTTGAACAACAGGCTCCCAACCATTACGCGAGAAGCTCCCGAAGTTAAAGCTTTCTCTACGTCATCAAAGGTTCTTAGGCCTCCTCCAAACTGCACTTTAAGGCCCAATTGGGATAGTTCCTTTAACAAATCTAGGTGTACAGGAGCTCCCTTTTGGGCTCCTTCCAAATCCACTACGTGCACCCACTTAGCACCTTGTGCTGCAAAGTTTTCAGCGGTTTTGATGGGGTTTTCGCTGTAGATGGTTGTTTTATTGAAATCTCCTTTATAGAGTCTTACAACTTTTTGATCAAAGATATCCAAAGCAGGGAATACTTCCATTGTCATTCCTCCAGTTTTTGTATAGCCCAATCCAAGAGCATAAGCCCCCTTATGCCGCTTCTCTCAGGATGGAACTGAAACCCGATGGCATTTTTTTTCTGCACTATGGCAGAAAAAGAGGTTCTTCCATAACTGGTTACGCCCGTAGTGTATCTTGAAACCTCAAGTGCGTAGGAGTGGACAAAGTAAAAATAAGCTTCTTCGTATTTACCCCCCCACGGAATGGGAGAAGGACCTATCCATTTAACGCTGTTCCAGCCTATGTGGGGCAACTTGGGTACATCTGTCAGTTTTTTTATGGTTCCCTCAAACAACCCCAATCCCTGCGAATAACCACCTTCCAAGCTGTTTTTACACAAAAGCTGCATTCCGAGGCAAATTCCTAGAACAGGTTTTTTTTGTTCTTCCCAATTTTTTATAAAGTCGAACCAACCACTTTTTTGGAGCATTTCCGAGGCCGGACCGAAAGCTCCTACTCCTGGAAGGAGCAAAACCTTTGTTTTGTCTGGCAAATCAGAGGGTTTTTGAGCAACAAAGGTGTTTTTGCCAATGGCCTCTAGTGCCCTTATGAGATTGCCAATGTTTCCTGCGCCGTAATCTATTATGGTTATCATGCCCACACTCCCTTTGTGCTTGGGTCTAATTGGCTGGGTGTCATGGCCTGTCCCAAGGAGAGTCCGACCCCCTTGAACATTCCCTCAGCCAGGTGATGGGAATTGTCACATGACAGGGCTTTGATGTGTATAGTCATTCGTCCTTCTCGTGACAATGCTCTAAAGAACTCTTCTACTAGCTCCATATCGAAATCTCCGCACTTTGGCGCTGGAAAGGTTGCATCGAAGGAACAGTAGGCTCTTCCTCCCATGTCTACTGCCACCATGACCAAGCTTCCATCCATTGGCAAAAGGCACCATCCATAGCGTTTAT
The DNA window shown above is from Thermovirga lienii DSM 17291 and carries:
- a CDS encoding imidazoleglycerol-phosphate dehydratase (PFAM: Imidazoleglycerol-phosphate dehydratase~COGs: COG0131 Imidazoleglycerol-phosphate dehydratase~InterPro IPR000807: IPR020565~KEGG: aco:Amico_0681 imidazoleglycerol-phosphate dehydratase~PFAM: imidazoleglycerol-phosphate dehydratase~PRIAM: Imidazoleglycerol-phosphate dehydratase~SPTR: Imidazoleglycerol-phosphate dehydratase) — protein: MMNETRRKTKETEITVKINLQPGPIDMDIPCPFLAHMLEQLLHHAGWSGEIRGKGDTDIDYHHLTEDVGVTLGIHLNKIFSKNKYKRYGWCLLPMDGSLVMVAVDMGGRAYCSFDATFPAPKCGDFDMELVEEFFRALSREGRMTIHIKALSCDNSHHLAEGMFKGVGLSLGQAMTPSQLDPSTKGVWA